In one Aromatoleum aromaticum EbN1 genomic region, the following are encoded:
- a CDS encoding PAS domain-containing sensor histidine kinase translates to MPLDASAILVMPPGVRVCAGGAVLQNVEEVVVLYWVIAMKDHKNGVNFGKGSSGPQCGNCETSSATAIALRESESKFRTIFEKSPNPVTLIDNGVFVDCNDATVSLHGYENKAQLIGLTPADVSPESQPDGRLSSEKAIEVVRIALENGSYHFPWAIRRKDGEVLDAEVVLTAIFVGGKKIIHATWQDVTAGNRAKKKLIESERFLRETCKHVEEVREEEKASIAREIHDELGQLLTALKMEVFCIKPGRSHDVELMSKADAMGVLIDSIIVRVRDIATALRPKVLELGLVVAVEWLLQDFMRRSGIHCQLHLEDEGVVNSLGSSQTLALFRILQESLTNAARHSKASNVGVWLARNGKFAELVIEDDGVGFDPSGSDDQLRGLGLRGIKERTILLGGRFEIGSRRGAGVKLKVAIPVSGP, encoded by the coding sequence TTGCCCCTCGATGCGAGCGCGATCCTGGTCATGCCTCCCGGTGTCAGGGTTTGCGCGGGGGGAGCCGTTCTTCAGAACGTAGAAGAAGTTGTTGTTCTCTATTGGGTGATCGCAATGAAGGACCACAAAAACGGCGTAAATTTTGGCAAGGGAAGTTCGGGGCCGCAATGCGGCAACTGCGAAACCAGCAGTGCCACCGCAATTGCGTTGAGGGAAAGCGAAAGCAAATTTCGCACGATATTCGAGAAATCGCCGAACCCCGTAACCCTTATCGACAACGGCGTATTCGTCGACTGCAATGACGCGACGGTTAGTCTTCACGGGTACGAAAACAAGGCTCAACTGATTGGCCTTACGCCCGCCGATGTATCCCCGGAGAGTCAGCCAGACGGTCGGCTGTCGTCCGAAAAAGCGATTGAGGTCGTTCGAATTGCGCTGGAAAACGGTTCGTACCATTTCCCCTGGGCGATCCGCCGAAAAGACGGCGAGGTGCTTGATGCGGAGGTTGTTCTGACTGCGATCTTTGTGGGCGGGAAGAAGATCATACATGCCACCTGGCAGGATGTTACCGCCGGAAACCGTGCGAAAAAAAAATTGATTGAGTCGGAGCGTTTCCTGCGTGAAACGTGCAAGCACGTCGAGGAAGTGCGCGAAGAGGAGAAAGCAAGCATCGCGCGCGAGATTCACGACGAGCTGGGGCAGTTGCTTACCGCGCTGAAGATGGAAGTATTTTGTATCAAACCAGGCCGCAGTCACGACGTCGAGCTGATGTCCAAGGCTGACGCCATGGGCGTCCTGATCGACTCGATAATCGTCCGCGTGCGGGATATCGCAACCGCCCTCAGGCCAAAAGTTCTCGAACTTGGGTTGGTGGTTGCCGTCGAATGGTTGCTTCAGGATTTCATGCGTAGATCGGGCATCCACTGCCAGCTTCATTTGGAGGACGAAGGCGTTGTAAATTCTCTCGGTAGTAGTCAGACACTGGCGCTGTTTCGAATATTGCAGGAGTCGCTTACCAATGCGGCCCGTCATTCAAAGGCGAGCAACGTTGGGGTTTGGCTAGCGCGGAATGGTAAATTTGCAGAGTTGGTGATTGAAGATGACGGGGTTGGATTCGATCCGTCAGGGAGCGACGATCAACTGCGTGGCCTCGGGTTGCGTGGCATCAAGGAGCGCACCATCCTCCTGGGAGGGCGCTTTGAGATTGGCAGTCGCCGAGGGGCAGGCGTGAAACTGAAAGTTGCCATTCCCGTATCTGGCCCCTAG
- a CDS encoding IS5-like element ISAzo27 family transposase: protein MKQTTFASLAFDRKKKQTRRERFLAEMDAVVPWAALLAVIEPHYPKAGRRGRQPMPMETMLRIYFMQQWYALSDPAMEDALYEIESMRRFARLDLADDAMPDETTILNFRHLLEQHGLTSQMMNVINEVLTDKGLLLKGGTMVDATIIHAPPSTKNQARQRDPDMHQTKKGKQWYFGMKIHVGADVNSGLAHTVSVTPANASDISQLPHLLREDDRAVFGDKGYVNNDLKRTARKAGVFWGVSLKASKPHPLSAANKRFNHKMSSIRARVEHVFRVIKRQFGYTKVRYKGIAKNAAQVFSLIGLTNLYLARRALMN, encoded by the coding sequence ATGAAGCAAACGACCTTCGCCTCGCTGGCCTTCGACCGAAAGAAGAAACAGACCCGTCGGGAGCGCTTCCTCGCCGAGATGGATGCGGTCGTGCCGTGGGCGGCGCTGCTTGCGGTGATCGAACCGCACTACCCGAAGGCGGGCCGACGGGGTCGTCAGCCGATGCCGATGGAAACGATGCTGCGGATCTACTTCATGCAGCAGTGGTACGCGCTGTCGGACCCTGCGATGGAAGATGCGCTCTACGAAATCGAGTCGATGCGTCGTTTTGCGCGACTCGATCTGGCCGACGACGCGATGCCCGACGAGACGACGATCCTCAATTTCCGTCACCTGCTTGAGCAGCACGGGCTGACCTCGCAGATGATGAATGTCATCAATGAGGTCCTGACCGACAAGGGATTGCTGCTCAAGGGCGGCACGATGGTTGACGCGACCATCATCCACGCACCGCCCTCGACGAAGAATCAGGCTAGGCAGCGCGACCCCGACATGCACCAGACCAAGAAGGGCAAGCAGTGGTACTTCGGCATGAAGATCCACGTCGGTGCGGACGTCAATTCCGGCCTGGCACACACAGTATCGGTGACGCCTGCCAACGCCTCCGACATCAGCCAGTTGCCGCATCTGCTGCGCGAAGATGATCGCGCGGTGTTCGGCGACAAGGGCTACGTCAATAACGATCTCAAGCGCACGGCGCGCAAGGCCGGCGTGTTCTGGGGCGTGTCGCTCAAGGCGAGCAAGCCGCATCCGCTGAGCGCGGCGAACAAGCGCTTCAATCACAAGATGTCCTCGATCCGCGCTCGGGTCGAGCATGTGTTTCGCGTGATCAAGCGCCAGTTCGGTTACACGAAGGTGCGCTACAAGGGGATCGCGAAGAACGCCGCGCAGGTGTTCTCGCTGATCGGGCTGACCAATCTTTATCTGGCGAGGCGAGCCTTGATGAACTGA